The Urbifossiella limnaea genome has a window encoding:
- a CDS encoding helix-turn-helix domain-containing protein encodes MTAPATPSDADPPDATLTVPDLAALLKCSERHVRGLVAAGAVPGVIRVGRLLRFHHGVVRAWLADQAKGGSRD; translated from the coding sequence ATGACCGCACCCGCAACCCCGTCGGACGCCGACCCGCCCGACGCCACGCTCACGGTCCCGGACCTGGCCGCACTGCTGAAGTGCTCGGAGCGGCACGTCCGCGGGCTGGTCGCGGCCGGGGCCGTCCCGGGCGTCATCCGCGTCGGCCGGTTGCTCCGCTTCCACCACGGCGTCGTCCGCGCCTGGCTCGCCGACCAGGCGAAGGGAGGCAGCCGTGACTGA
- a CDS encoding helix-turn-helix transcriptional regulator: MTDTTTTRGRGGGQPVNDPAGLDPLLLSAKDAAALIGVGLRTFRAMDAAGRIPAPVRLSPGCVRWRLSELRAWVVAGSPPRVEWEDRKAASRR; encoded by the coding sequence GTGACTGACACCACCACCACCCGTGGCCGGGGCGGCGGCCAGCCCGTCAACGACCCCGCCGGCCTCGACCCGCTGTTGCTGAGCGCCAAGGACGCCGCCGCGCTGATCGGCGTCGGCCTGCGGACGTTCCGGGCGATGGACGCCGCCGGCCGCATCCCGGCCCCCGTCCGGCTGTCGCCGGGGTGCGTCCGCTGGCGACTGTCCGAGCTGCGCGCGTGGGTCGTCGCCGGCTCCCCACCCAGGGTCGAGTGGGAGGACCGCAAGGCCGCCAGCCGCCGCTAA